One window from the genome of Dioscorea cayenensis subsp. rotundata cultivar TDr96_F1 chromosome 3, TDr96_F1_v2_PseudoChromosome.rev07_lg8_w22 25.fasta, whole genome shotgun sequence encodes:
- the LOC120250086 gene encoding probable inactive receptor kinase At2g26730: MISISISISISLAILLLLNPTASEQDHVKLSLINFLQKLSRNDTGITEKLSWNTSTDPCSGNWTGISCNNKNKSIRGITLEGLLLNGSIDATLACTAPSLAVLSLRDNLLHGQLPLEISSCSQLTHLFLSGNRLSGELPLEISELNNLKRLDISNNNFSGDIPSGLTTISGLFNISNNLFSGRIPPDAAQFGNESFSGNSGLCGLPLAVACAPAASP; encoded by the exons AtgatctccatctccatctccatctccatttccCTCGCCATCCTCCTCCTTCTCAATCCTACAGCTTCAGAACAAGATCATGTCAAGCTCTCCCTCATCAATTTCCTCCAAAAACTCTCCCGCAACGACACCGGAATTACCGAGAAGCTCTCTTGGAACACTTCCACAGACCCTTGCTCTGGCAACTGGACAGGCATCTCATGCAACAATAAGAACAAATCCATTAGAGGAATCACTCTTGAAGGCTTGCTTCTCAATGGCTCCATTGATGCTACCCTTGCATGCACAGCTCCATCCTTAGCTGTCTTAAGTTTACGTGACAACCTTCTGCATGGCCAACTCCCTTTAGAGATCTCTTCTTGCTCACAACTTACTCATCTCTTCCTTTCTGGCAACCGTCTTTCCGGCGAGCTTCCCCTGGAGATCTCTGAGCTCAACAACTTGAAACGGCTTGATATATCCAATAACAACTTCTCCGGCGATATTCCCTCCGGCTTGACAACAATCTCCGGGCTT TTTAATATAAGCAATAATCTATTCTCCGGTCGAATACCTCCCGACGCTGCTCAATTTGGTAATGAGAGCTTCTCTGGCAACTCGGGCTTGTGCGGACTGCCTCTAGCTGTGGCATGTGCTCCGGCAGCTTCACCCTGA
- the LOC120257670 gene encoding probable inactive receptor kinase At2g26730: MYLGYILLGATFFLFFLYKLIQKRKKMKKSEINLGSQNDDVSVPISKNNSNSNENKSNEYSTSSTDSPVISSSLVVLKSPVKRSMKFDDLLKCPAELLGKGKHGNVYKVMAVDGSVLVVRRIKEWMISSEEFHKRMEMINKARHKNVLPLVAFYCSKQEKLVVYEFQLKGSLLNLIHGSQFGRTFDWSSRLNMAAGIAEGMSFVHRELQAHGIGHGNLKSSNIIMNNTMDPCISELGLMTTDQTKPTISTTNNSTTMNNNVFKKDVYDLGIILLELLTGKLVQNNGADLAKWVNSVVREEWTVEVFDKALVAEGASEERMVHLLQIALKCVSSSFGARPTMSQVSSMINGIKEEEDRSGVSDLL; encoded by the exons ATGTATCTTGGCTATATTCTTCTTGGTGCCaccttttttctcttcttcttataCAAGCTCATccagaaaaggaagaagatgaagaaatcaGAGATTAATCTTGGTTCACAGAATGATGATGTATCGGTTCCGATATCAAAGAACAATAGCAACTCAAACGAAAATAAGTCGAATGAGTACTCAACCTCATCAACAGACAGCCCGGTGATATCATCTTCTCTGGTTGTGCTGAAAAGTCCGGTGAAGAGGAGCATGAAATTTGATGACTTGCTGAAGTGTCCGGCGGAGTTATTGGGGAAGGGAAAGCATGGGAACGTTTATAAGGTGATGGCTGTGGATGGGAGTGTATTGGTTGTGAGGAGGATCAAAGAGTGGATGATATCTTCAGAGGAGTTTCATAAGAGGATGGAGATGATAAATAAAGCTAGGCATAAGAATGTGCTTCCTTTGGTGGCTTTCTATTGCTCCAAACAAGAGAAGCTTGTGGTTTATGAGTTTCAATTGAAAGGAAGCCTTCTCAACCTCATTCATG GAAGTCAATTCGGCCGGACATTCGACTGGAGCAGCAGGCTGAACATGGCGGCAGGCATTGCCGAAGGCATGTCCTTTGTGCACAGAGAGCTCCAAGCTCATGGCATTGGCCATGGCAACCTCAAGTCCTCCAACATAATAATGAACAACACCATGGATCCATGCATCAGTGAGCTGGGTCTAATGACAACAGATCAAACCAAGCCTACAATATCCACAACAAACAATAGCACAACCATGAATAATAACGTCTTCAAGAAAGATGTCTATGATCTTGGGATCATACTCCTTGAACTTCTCACAGGGAAGCTGGTTCAAAACAATGGTGCAGATTTGGCAAAGTGGGTGAACAGTGTGGTTAGAGAGGAGTGGACTGTGGAGGTATTTGACAAGGCTCTTGTTGCTGAAGGTGCAAGTGAGGAGAGGATGGTGCATTTGCTTCAGATTGCACTCAAGTGTGTTAGTAGTTCATTTGGTGCTAGGCCAACCATGAGTCAGGTTTCTAGTATGATTAATGGTATCAAGGAAGAGGAGGATAGGTCTGGAGTTTCTGATTTGTTATAG